The following proteins come from a genomic window of Pirellula staleyi DSM 6068:
- a CDS encoding porin, which yields MRSLGYPTTPPGPVVMPGASTSPIPQADGVAQASFEGSAAPHGSSEYGVSSYDASLAPAGSVPSVEQELAELKARIGTLEKPAPKYPSLPVLSGVFQADIVSFNQDDASRAQLGVIENGADFRRARLGAKAAITNNMNAFMQMDFAFPGRPTFTDLWVEWTDLPLLGNVKVGQWKQPFSLEVVSSFRYTTFMERSLLFIPFTPFRHMGVGFYDHSDDLMSTWAASVIRTGQDQYGDSLSTSGGNGLVSRLTRLAWYDEASDGRSYFHLGGAYFLDVPPRHTRRFRTIPEIFVGEHAGGAVGTAGVALPGAINGTPFFVDTGNITGIDAVHTFGVEAMLVNGPFSLQSEAMAAVVDQEAQDTAMLGGMYVQAGYFLTGEHRPYDRANGAIGQVKPFEEFFRVRTSEGIEHGKGAWEVACRWSYIDLSDANINGGSMHDLTAGLNWYSNANCKVVVNYIHSWLTSANGVESETSALGVRTQVDF from the coding sequence ATGCGCTCGCTCGGCTATCCGACAACTCCGCCGGGGCCGGTCGTGATGCCCGGTGCTAGTACATCACCGATTCCCCAGGCCGATGGCGTGGCGCAGGCGAGCTTCGAGGGATCGGCAGCTCCGCACGGCAGCAGTGAGTATGGAGTCTCAAGCTACGATGCTTCGCTGGCACCAGCTGGCAGCGTGCCATCCGTGGAGCAAGAGCTCGCCGAACTTAAAGCGCGTATCGGAACTCTTGAAAAACCGGCTCCCAAGTATCCTTCGCTCCCGGTTCTCTCGGGGGTATTTCAGGCCGATATTGTGTCGTTCAATCAAGACGATGCGAGCCGCGCTCAACTCGGGGTGATTGAAAATGGTGCCGATTTTCGTCGCGCACGCCTCGGCGCGAAAGCGGCGATCACCAACAACATGAATGCGTTCATGCAAATGGACTTTGCTTTTCCTGGACGCCCAACTTTCACCGATTTGTGGGTCGAGTGGACTGATCTGCCGCTCCTCGGGAATGTGAAAGTGGGACAGTGGAAACAGCCGTTCAGTTTGGAGGTGGTGAGCAGCTTTCGTTACACCACGTTCATGGAACGCTCGCTCTTGTTCATTCCCTTCACACCGTTTCGGCATATGGGTGTCGGATTCTACGACCATAGCGACGACCTGATGAGCACCTGGGCTGCGTCGGTGATTCGCACAGGACAAGATCAGTATGGAGACTCGCTCAGCACGAGTGGCGGCAATGGACTGGTGAGTCGACTCACACGACTCGCCTGGTACGACGAGGCGAGCGATGGTCGCAGCTATTTCCATCTGGGTGGGGCTTACTTTTTGGATGTTCCGCCGCGTCACACCCGACGTTTTCGCACAATCCCCGAAATCTTTGTCGGCGAACATGCTGGTGGCGCTGTCGGCACTGCGGGCGTAGCGTTGCCGGGAGCGATTAACGGAACGCCGTTCTTTGTCGATACCGGTAATATCACCGGCATCGATGCGGTGCATACGTTTGGTGTCGAAGCGATGCTGGTGAACGGTCCGTTCTCACTGCAGTCGGAAGCGATGGCAGCGGTGGTCGATCAGGAAGCTCAAGACACAGCGATGCTGGGAGGGATGTACGTGCAAGCTGGTTACTTTTTGACCGGCGAGCATCGTCCCTACGATCGTGCCAACGGCGCGATCGGACAGGTCAAGCCGTTTGAAGAATTCTTCCGGGTCCGTACCAGCGAAGGGATTGAGCATGGAAAGGGTGCGTGGGAAGTTGCTTGCCGCTGGTCGTACATCGATCTCTCCGATGCCAACATCAACGGCGGAAGCATGCACGATCTGACTGCGGGGCTCAACTGGTACAGCAACGCGAACTGCAAAGTGGTGGTGAACTATATCCACTCGTGGCTGACGAGTGCCAACGGCGTCGAGAGCGAAACTTCGGCCCTCGGTGTTCGAACGCAAGTCGATTTCTAG
- a CDS encoding MarR family transcriptional regulator translates to MEPAANRKKSKRFDSPEQEAYLHMWRTYDRLKAIEEELFGRYELSAQQYNTLRLLRSVYPGSVPTLAIGAQLISRAPDMTRMVDKLEQRGLVARTRRSDNRRVVEVAVTEQGLALLEELDQPVRDCHAKQLGHLTAEDLQQLVRLMEIARRPHEDPEHPWLSPKQETAKNEAGKSGSLPPDATKLP, encoded by the coding sequence ATGGAGCCTGCGGCCAATCGAAAAAAGAGCAAGCGATTTGATTCGCCCGAGCAGGAAGCTTATCTGCACATGTGGCGGACTTACGACCGCCTCAAGGCGATCGAAGAAGAGTTGTTTGGCCGCTATGAGTTGTCGGCTCAGCAGTACAACACGCTCCGGTTGCTGCGAAGTGTTTATCCTGGCAGCGTCCCGACGCTGGCGATTGGTGCTCAGCTGATTTCGCGAGCTCCCGACATGACCCGGATGGTCGACAAGCTCGAGCAGCGCGGCCTCGTCGCCCGCACTCGTCGGAGCGACAATCGCCGAGTCGTCGAGGTGGCCGTTACCGAACAGGGACTTGCGCTGCTGGAGGAACTCGATCAGCCGGTCCGCGATTGCCACGCCAAGCAGTTGGGGCATCTGACAGCCGAGGATCTCCAGCAATTGGTGCGGCTGATGGAGATTGCTCGCCGTCCGCACGAAGACCCGGAGCATCCGTGGCTCTCGCCCAAGCAGGAAACTGCGAAAAACGAGGCCGGGAAGTCTGGTTCACTCCCGCCCGATGCCACGAAGTTGCCGTAG